In the genome of Bremerella sp. P1, the window CGGTTGGTGACAGGGAAGCCGAGGAAAGTGGGAAAATAAATAGATTTCGCAAAAAAGGATCTGCGTTGCACGGTGGTGTTGAAAGGGAAGTACTGACAGGCGATTGAGCCACATCTCAGGGCGCAAAATCGTATGCGAAGAAATTTCTTCTGGATCGCCCTTGCCTGCTTAATGGTTTACATGTAAAGTAAAAGCAGACGGAGAAAAAAATGACCCCACTTGGACTCAAAGACGAACTCAAGAAGCGCGATCCCTTCGAATCGAAGGAACAGGAAGCCATCCTCAATATATTGAGGACCAGTGACCTGTTTCATAATCGTCTGGGGCGTTTGCTACGTGAGTATGGTCTGACCGGATCGCAGTACAACGTGCTGCGGATTCTGCGTGGGGAAGGAAAACCGTTGCCTTCGTTGGAGATCGCAGGCCGACTGATTCAGGTCGTTCCTGCGATCACCGGACTTATCGATCGATTAGAGAAGCAGGACCTGGTGAGCCGCGTCCGGTGTGAGAAAGATCGTCGCGTCGTGTACGTGGACATTACGGACAAGGCTCTCGCTATCCTGTCTAAGATCGACGAGCCCCTGATGGATATGCACAAGCGGTTGATCGGCCATCTTAGCCAGAAAGAGCTGCAGCAGTTGATTGGCTTGTTAGAAAAATCACGCGAAGCTGTAACCCGCGAGCAAGAGTAGGCATCTGTTTTTTTAGTGCATTAGTTGACATATAAATAATTCACCTGGCGTTATTTCTCAGGGAGTTGGTGAAATGAGTTTTCAAGACAAGGTCGTACTGATTACTGGCGGGACTTCAGGGATTGGTGAGGCCAGTGCCATGCTGTTCGCGCGGCAAGGGGCCAAAGTAGTCGTCGCCGGGCGGCGCGATCAGTTGGGCAGCGCGGTCGTCGATCGAATCAAGTCTGCCGGAGGGGAAGCCGTTTTCGTGAAGGCCGATGTGACCAGCGAAGACGAAGTGAAAGCCTTGGTCACGCAAACCGTTGAAAAGTACGGACGCATCGACATTGCGTTCAACAACGCTGGCGTCGAGACAACCGGCATGGTGACCGACTTCACCGTCGACGACTACCGCAAGGTGTTCGACATCAACGTGCTGGGTGTGTTTCTCAGCATGAAGTACGA includes:
- a CDS encoding MarR family winged helix-turn-helix transcriptional regulator, with product MTPLGLKDELKKRDPFESKEQEAILNILRTSDLFHNRLGRLLREYGLTGSQYNVLRILRGEGKPLPSLEIAGRLIQVVPAITGLIDRLEKQDLVSRVRCEKDRRVVYVDITDKALAILSKIDEPLMDMHKRLIGHLSQKELQQLIGLLEKSREAVTREQE